ATTGCTTATTATCCGACGTTAAAACTTTATCAACTTTCTCCCGTTTGGGGATTAACTTTACCCTTGATTGGCTTTTTATATGCGTTGATGACTTTAGATTCAGCCTTAAGATATTGGCGAGGAAAAGGGGGAAGTTGGAAAGGAAGAACTTATCCATAAAACTTGATAAACCCGGCTTCTTCAACAATACCCTTGAATACTTCCTTCGTGTCTTTGTGTCTTTGTGGTTACTTCTACAGTACAAAAAATGCCGAAGGTATTGTTAAAGAAACCAGATTTATGAGTTAGGGTTTTATTTCAATAGAATCTTTATTTCCTTCTTTAGACTGCATTTCTTCAATATCTAATAAATTCACAATTACCCCTGCAACAGGAACTGAGAGAAATACCCCTAAAATTCCAGCGATTTTTCCGCCAACCAGTAAAGCAAAAAACAAAACCACAGGGTTAATATTAACTGCACTTTGCATAATGCGAGGGGCAATAAAATTGTCCTGAATTTGTTGTAAAATTATACTAACAACCAAGACTTGTACTGTCAAAAACCAGCCCCCTTGAATTAAAACAATTAAACTGATGATTAAAATCCCTAGAGTTGCTCCTATCCCTGGAATAAAATCAAAAAAGCCAACAATAATAGCCAAGGATAAAGAGAAAGGAATGCTCAAGGTACTATAAACTAAAAAACTAGATATTCCCAAGAACAAGGAGAGTAATAGTTGACCTCTAAAGAAACCTAAAAAGCTTTTTTGAAGAGCCACTGAAAACTGACTGCGATGGGGATAAGGAATCAATTTTAACACTAAAAACCAAAGCCTTTCTCCATCAACCAGCATAAAAAAGGCAATGACAAAAACGATAATAAATGAAATCAGCGCATTGGGTAATGAAGAAAAAGTTCCTACCACAATGCTTACCATCGAACCCAAAGATTTATTAAATTCGGCTTCTATAGGAGCGATATTAATATTAATTCTCCGATTTGTTAAAAACTCTTGTAAGCGGTCAAACGGATTATCGGCTGAGGTTAAATTTTCAACAACGAGGGTGAGAAGCTGTTGAAATTGATTAAAAAACATTGTTCCCAAGGCTAATCCGGTAGCCACAACCACAAATAAACTGAGAAAAATAACAATTCCTAATGCTAATCCTCGACCCAAATATCGCTCTAAATAGCGCACGGGATAGTTGAGCAGAAAAGCTAAAATTGCAGCTAATACAAACGTAAAAAAGATGTTTTCAAAATAGTTAAAAATCAGAATTAATGCCCAGCCAGAGGCAAAAAATAATAAAAATCGCACTAAACTATTGGTGCTAACGCGATTCCACAAGGCGTTATCCTGGGAATCTGGGGGTAAATTATCCATTGGGATGACTCAATTTTTGCCGACGTTGACATTTTAG
This DNA window, taken from Planktothrix serta PCC 8927, encodes the following:
- a CDS encoding AI-2E family transporter encodes the protein MDNLPPDSQDNALWNRVSTNSLVRFLLFFASGWALILIFNYFENIFFTFVLAAILAFLLNYPVRYLERYLGRGLALGIVIFLSLFVVVATGLALGTMFFNQFQQLLTLVVENLTSADNPFDRLQEFLTNRRININIAPIEAEFNKSLGSMVSIVVGTFSSLPNALISFIIVFVIAFFMLVDGERLWFLVLKLIPYPHRSQFSVALQKSFLGFFRGQLLLSLFLGISSFLVYSTLSIPFSLSLAIIVGFFDFIPGIGATLGILIISLIVLIQGGWFLTVQVLVVSIILQQIQDNFIAPRIMQSAVNINPVVLFFALLVGGKIAGILGVFLSVPVAGVIVNLLDIEEMQSKEGNKDSIEIKP